In Pikeienuella piscinae, the sequence CCGGTCCTTCGGGAACGACAGCTCGACCGTTTCGCCGGCGGGCCGCGTCGCTTCGCCTGCGATGCGGACAGTCAGACCATTGGCGTTCGGATGCGCGAAGGAAAGGAAGGTCTCGGCTCCCATGTACTCGCATTCGGTCACCGTGGCCTTGAGCGCGCCCTCGCCCGGTTCGACGATACTGAGATCCTCCGGCCGGACGCCGAAGATGACGGAGCGGCCGTCGGCGAGGCGGGGCAGGGCCTCCGCTTCGATCAACGCCATCGGCGGGCTGCCGACGAAGCTGGCGACAAAAGTGCTGGCGGGCTCGTTGTAGAGTTCGGCCGGCCGCCCCGCCTGTTCGATCCGCCCATCTTTCATGAGAACGACGATGTCGGCCATGCTCATCGCTTCGGTCTGATCATGCGTGACGTAGAGCACGGTCATGCCAAGTTCGCGTTGAATGCGCTTGATGTCCCGGCGGACCGAATGCCGGAGCTTGGCGTCGAGATTCGAGAGCGGCTCGTCCATCAGGCAAAGCGGGTGCCCGGCGACGATGGCGCGGGCGAGGGCGACCCGCTGGCGCTGGCCGCCGGAAATTTCACCCGGCTTGCGTTGCTCCAGCCCCTCGAGCCCGGTCATTTTCAACGCCCGCGCCAGCTTTACCTTTTGCTCCGGGCGCGGGGTGCGCCGCACCTTGAGCCCGAAGAGAATATTTTCGGCGACGTCGAGATGCGGAAATAGAGCGTAGGACTGGAACACCATCGAAAGGTTGCGCTTCGACGCAGGGCTGGCGGTGACGTCCGCGCCGCCGATCGAAACGGCGCCCTGATCCGGCGTCTCCAGTCCGGCGATAAGCCTGAGCGTCGTCGACTTGCCGCAGCCGGATGGGCCGAGCAGCGCGACAAAGTCGCCCTCCGGAACGCTGAGATTGATGTCCTCCACGCCGAGTTGATCGTTCCAGCGCTTCGAGACGCCGTCGAGCGAAAGGAAGGGAGAGGCGTTCATGTCACAATCTCTTCCGTGATGCGAAGCCGCTCGCCGAGTCGCTCCAGAATATGCGCGTAGTCCGCTTCGGGGCGCGCTTCGATCACGACGTGATCCGCGTCGTCGATCATCCCGCCGAGCGCAGGCGCCGGCCGGCCGAATTTCGAGCTGTCGGCGACGAGGACCGAACACCGGGCGTTCTCTCGGATCGCCTCGCGCGCGCGCACCTCCGCGCGATGAAAGTCGAGAAGGCTGCCATCGGCGTCGATCCCGCCGACTCCATATATCCCGAAATCCGCCCGGTAGCGGGTGAAGACGGCGCTCGCCTCGTCGCTGAGCAGGTCCCGGTCCGGGAGCCTGATCTCTCCGCCCGGTATGATGATTCGGTTCGAGCGTTCGGCCGTCAGCGCCATCGCGGCGTTCAGGTTGTTGGTCACGACGGTCAGGTTCTTCAAAGCGTGCAATTCATGCGCCACAATCGCCGGTGTCGTCCCGATCGAGATGAAGATCGTGGCGCCGTCCTCGATCATCTCGCACACCGCGCTTGCGATGGCGCGCTTCGCCCCGGTGTTGAGCGCGCGCCGTGCGTCATAGGCGGTGTTGACCGGGTGTTCCATCAATTCCGCTCCGCCATGGCGCCGACGGAGGATATTGGCGTCGCAGAGCGCATTGATGTCGCGGCGGATGGTCTGCATAGAAACGCCGAACTCGGTCGCGAGTTCCTCGATCGACACCGTGTTGCGGAACCGCGTCCGTTCGACGATCTGGCTTTGACGGAGGCCGGTCTTGGTCAGCATTCGCGCGTTTTCCATGCCCCAAACGATCATTCCACTTTTCATTTAGACATAATATGTTACAAAAAGACGACAAAATATAGTCCTTTCGATGAAGACGCGGACGTACAGGGCGTGCCTGGCCCGGATCCGGTGGAGCCGGCGCCGCGACGGGAGTAAGAAGGCACGGTATGGCGATACTCGCGTTCCTGACGCAACTGCTCGGCGCAACGATGCTGCTGCTCTACGCGGTGCGGATGGTCCGCACCGGGATAGAGCGCGCGTTCGGCGCGTCTTTCCGGCGCATTGTGACGACGGCGGGTGGGCCGCTGCGGGCGGCCGCGGCGGGGCTGACGCTCGCCGTGATTCTGCAAAGCTCCGCCGCAGTCGCGCTTCTGGTCGCGGGGTTCGCGAGCGTGGGCGCGATCGGCTTCGCCACTGGACTGCCCGCGCTTCTCGGGGCCGATCTCGGCTCGGCGTTGCTGATTCAGATCCTGTCGTTCAAATATGAATGGCTGGAGCCGGTTCTTCTGGCGCTCGGCGGGGGCCTTTTCCTGAATTCGAACCGGCGGGCGACGAAGCAGGCCGGGCGGATATTGATCGGAATCGCCTTCATCCTGATCGCGCTCTCGTTCCTCCGTCAGGCGATGGAGCCGATCAGGGAAAGTGAATTTCTGCCCGCGATCGCCGGCTATCTCGAAAGCGATTATGTCTCCGCCTTCATCGTGGGGGCGGCGCTGGCCTTCATCATGCATTCGAGCGTCGCCGCGATCCTGATGTGCGTGACGCTGGTCGCGGTGGGCGCGCTGCCGCTGATGGCCGGCGCATCTCTCGTGCTCGGCGCCAATCTTGGCAGCGCGATGCTGCCGCTCTGGCTTACACGCGCGATGCCGACCGCCGCGCGCCGGATCCCGGCCGCCAATCTTGCGATCCGCGGCGCGGGCGCGATCGCGGCGGTTATCGGTGTGAACCACCTGCCCGCGATCCCGTATATCGCCGCGGTGTCCGAGGCGCAGACGGTGATCAACGTCCATATCATCTTCAACTGTCTTCTCTTGATCTCACTGCCGCTCTGCGGATTTCTCCAGAAGCCGTTCGAACGGTTGATGCCGCATGAGAGCGAGGCCCGCCTCGAGGTCTCCGTTGAGCAGAAATCGGTGCTGGACGAAGCGGCGCTGTCGACCCCGCAACTCGCCCTCGCCAGCTTGAAGCGCGAAGTGCTGCGCATGACGCAACTGACCCAGACCATGGCGCGTCCGGTGATGGAGCTTTACGACAGCGGCGACAAGAAGCTGGCGGCAGAGATCGCGGCGCAGGACGATTTCGTGGACAAGGCGCTGGACGGCGTTCGCCGCTACGCCGCCGCGATGACGCACGCGCACCTGAAGAAGGACGAGGAGAAGCGCGCGCGCGAACTCACCGAATACGCCATCGCGCTCGAATCCGCCGCCGACATCGTCGTGAAGCGGCTGGTTCCTCTGGCGCTGAAGAAGTCCGACAAGGCGATCAGATTCTCCCCCGCCGGACGGCGTGAGCTTGTGCTCATGTTCGAGAGCCTGCTCGCCAATCTCGATCTTGCGGCGAATGTCCTCGTCTCGGACGACCTGGAGAGCGCGCGTCTTCTTCTGGAGGAGAAGAACGAGATGACGCAGCAGGAGCGTGCGAGCCGGAAGAAACATCTGAAACGGTTGGGCGACGGGACCTCGACCAGCTTTGAATCCAGCAACATCCATTTGGAGACGTTGAGCGCGATCAAGGATCTCAACAGCCAGATCGCCGTCGTCGCCTATCCGATCCTGCACCGCGCCGGCCAACTGCTGGAAACGCGCCTGATCAACAACCTCAAGGACTGAAGGGAAGGGACGAGCATCGCGAGACGGAAACGCCGGTATTTCCGATGTCGCAAAAATGAAATATGAGTGTCACAAGAAGGAATGGAAGAAGAAGTACGGTCCGTCCGTCGCTTCCGACATGGAAAAAGGGAGAGTGGAATGACGCTCAAGGAACTGACGGCGGCCATCGTCGCCGTCGCAGCGCTAGGTTACGCAACGCAGGCTGCGGCGCAGGAGGATTGCCCGCGCGGCGATCTCGACCAGAGATATTGCGACCGGGACGGCGATCTCGTCGCCGACACCCCGACCGACGAGAGCAAGCTGCTGGATCCGGACACGTTGATCTTCGCCTACACGCCGGTGGAGGACCCGGCGGTCTACAAGGAGGCGTGGTCGGATTTCCTCGACCACTTGAGGGAAGCGACGGGCAAGGAGGTGGTCTTCTTCCCGGTCCAGTCGAATGCGGCGCAGATCGAGGCGATGCGCTCCGGCCGCCTGCATATCGCCGGGTTCAACACCGGCTCCAACCCGCTCGCGGTGAACTGCGCCGGTTTTCACCCGTTCACCATCATGGCCTCTGAGGATGGCGGCTTCGGCTACGAGATGGAGATCATCACCTATCCCGGCTCCGGCGTCGAATCGCTGGAGGACATCAAGGGAAAGAAGATGGCCTTCACCGCGCCGACCTCGAATTCCGGGTTCAAAGCGCCTTCGGCGATCCTGAAAGCGGATTTCGGGCTGGAGGCGGAGCGCGATTTCGAGCCGGTCTTCTCCGGCAAGCACGACAACTCGATCCTCGGCGTCGCCAACAAGGACTATCCGGCGGCGGCGATCGCGAATTCCGTCATGGAGCGGATGATCCTTCGCGACGTGATCAAGGCGGACCAGGTCGTCTCGCTCTATAAATCGCAGACCTTCCCGACCACCGGCTTCGGCGTGGTCTACAACTTGAAGCCTGAGCTTCAGCAGAAGATCCACGACGCGTTCTTCAGCTTCGAGTGGGAAGGGTCGAGCCTCCAGAAAGAGTTCGAGAAATCGAACGAAGGCCAGTTCCTTGAGATGAACTACAAGGACTTCTGGGAAGTGATCCGCAAGATCGACGCCGCCAACGGCGTCTCCTACGCCTGCGAGTAACCCGCGTCCGGCGGCGGCCCTGCATCGGGCCGCCGCACCCGCATTCGAATTGTGAGGGGCGTGGGCATGCTCAGGCTTGAGAAACTGGTCAAGACCTACAAGACGGGCGACCAGGCGTTGAAATCTGTCGATCTGGAAGTTCCGAAGGGGCAGGTGCTCGCGCTGATCGGGCCGTCGGGGGCCGGCAAGTCTACGCTGATCCGTTGCATCAATCGGCTGGTCGAGCCGACGGAAGGCAAGGTCTGGCTCGCCGATACGGAGCTGGTCCGGCTCGGCGCCGGCGCGCTCCGGCGCGAACGGCGCCGAATGGGCATGATCTTTCAGGAATACGCGTTGGTCGAGCGGCTGACGGTGATGGAGAATGTGCTCTCGGGCCGGCTCGGCTATGTCGGTTTCTGGCGAAGCTTTCTGCGCCGCTACCCGCAATCCGACGTCGATGAGGCGTTCCGCCTGCTGGACCGCGTCGGCCTCGCGCATATGGCGGACAAGCGCGCAGATGAGCTTTCGGGAGGGCAGCGTCAGCGGGTCGGGATCTGCCGCGCGCTGATTCAGGACCCCATGCTCCTGCTCGTCGATGAGCCGACCGCCTCGCTCGACCCGAAAACCTCGCGCCAGATCATGCGGCTCATCTGCGAGTTGTGCGCGGAGCGCGACCTTGCCGCGATCATCAATATCCACGATGTGGCGCTCGCCCAGATGTTCGTTCAACGCGTTATCGGCCTTCGCGCCGGCGCGATCGAGTTCGACGGCCCGCCTGACGCACTGACGCCCGAGGTTCTGACGACGATTTACGGCGAAGAGGACTGGCATCAGACGATCAAGAAGGACGAGTCGGAGGAGGCGGCGTGACCGCGGCGACCGAACTCGACACGCTGATCGGGCGAAAGTGGCGTAAGCCGCCCTTCATCAAACGGGCCTGGCTGCGCTGGATGCTGACGATTGGCGGGCTCGCCTATCTGGTCGCCGCCTTCGCGACGCTGGAGGTGAACTGGTCTCGCGTCTACGAAGGGCTGGACCGGGGCGCCGCCTTCATCATGGCCTTCATGGAGCCCGATTTCGTCAGTCGCTGGGGCGATATCCGCGACGGCATGGTGGAAAGCCTGGTGATGACGGTGGGCGCCTCCGTGGTCGGTATCGCGATTTCCATCCCGATCGGCCTCGGCGCGGCGCGTAATATCGCGCCCCTGCCGGTCTATGTCATTTGCCGAGGCATCGTTGCGGTCTCGCGCGCGCTGCAGGAAATCATCGTCGCGATCCTCCTGGTGGCGATCTTCGGGTTCGGCCCGCTCGCCGGGTTCCTCACGCTGTCCTTCGCCACCATCGGCTTTCTCTCCAAGCTTCTCGCGGAGGACATCGAAGCCATGGACCGGAGCCAGGGCGAGGCGATCCGCGCCACCGGGGCGCGCTGGCTGCAATGGATCAATTACGGGGTTCAGCCGCAGGTCATGCCGCGGCTGATCGGCCTTTCGATGTACCGGATCGACATCAATTTCCGCGAAAGCGCGATTCTCGGCCTTGTCGGCGCGGGCGGCATCGGCGCGACGCTCAACACCGCGTTCGACCGCTATGAGTTCGATACGGCGGCGGCGATCCTCCTCATGATCATAGTCATCGTCATGGCGCTCGAATATCTTTCCGGAATTATCCGCGCGAGGATGCAGTAATGCCGGTCAGGAGCATACCCGGCGGCGGCCAGGCCTGGCGGCGCCGGACGAGGGGCGAGACCCTGATCCGCTGGGCGGGCTGGCTGATCGGCGTCGCCATCTTCGTCTTCTGCTGGAACCGGATATCGGCGTCCACCACCTGGTTCTTCGTCTGGGACGCGCCGCGTATCGCCGGCGACATACTCTCACGCGCGACGCCGCCGCGCTGGTCCTATATCGACCAACTCTGGCGGCCGATCTGGGACACGCTCAACATCGCCACGCTGGGCACGCTCTTTGCGCTGATCATGGCGGTGCCGGTCGCGTTTCTGGCGGCGCGGAACACCACGCCTTCGCGGTTCCTGATCCGACCGGTCGCGCTGCTGATCATCGTCTCCACAAGATCGATCAATTCGCTGATCTGGGCGCTGCTACTGATCGCGATCATCGGGCCTGGCGTCTTCGCCGGCGTCATCGCTATCTCGATCCGTTCGATCGGCTTCTGCGCCAAGCTGCTTTACGAGGCGATCGAGGAGATCGATGAAAGCCAGGTCGAGGCGATCACCGCCACCGGCGCCAGCCGGTGGCAGGTGATGGCTTATGGCGTGGCGCCGCAGATCCTGCCTGCTTTCGCCGGCATCTCGGTTTTTCGCTGGGACATCAACATCCGTGAGAGCACCGTGCTTGGTCTTGTCGGCGCCGGGGGGATCGGGTTGCAGCTATCTTCCTCGCTAAACACGCTCGCATGGCCGCAGGTGGCGCTGATCCTGATCGTGATCTTTGTCGCCGTCGTGATCAGCGAATGGGTCTCCGCCAAGGTTCGGGGCGCGATTATCTGATGGACGAGCCGAATGAAGCGGCGTGGGCGTTCGCCGCCTATGAGGGGGTGCGCGGGCGGCTGCCCGCCGCCAGCGCCGTGCGGACGCCGACCGCGCATCGCTCGCTATCCGCGCTGATCGATCTCTACGATGTGTTTCTTCTCGATGCGTTCGGTGTGCTCAACATCGGCGAAACACCCATCGCCGGGGCCCCAGAACGCGTCCTGGAGCTGCGCGCCGCCGGAAAGCGGGTCATGGTCGTCACGAACGCCGCCAGCTATCCGAAGCGCGTTCTTCTCGAAAGATACCGCCGGCTGGGATTTGAATTTCCCGCCGAGGATGTCGTTTCCAGCCGTGAGACGCTGCTCGCCGCGCTCAAGCGCGAGCCGGAGCGCCAATGGGGGATCATGACGCCGGCGGCCTATGGGCGGGAGGAATTGGAGCATCTGGATATTGCGTTCCTCGGCGACGATCCCGTCGTCTATGATCGCGTCGACGGCTTCATCCTGATGGGGTCGGGCGAGTGGACGGAGGCGCGTCAGGCGCTGCTGGAAGCATCGCTTCAGGCGTCGCCGCGCCCGGTTTTCGTCGGCAACCCGGATATCGTCGCGCCGCGGGAGGGTGGAATGACGCGGGAGCCCGGCTATTTCGCCCACCGCGTCGCGGACGCCGCCGGCGTCGATCCGCACTTCTTCGGCAAGCCTTTCCCCGCGATCTACGAGATTGTCCTCTCCCGCGTCGGCGCCATGCCGCGGGAGCGGATCGCAATGGTCGGCGATACGCTCCATACCGACATTCTCGGCGGCGCCGGGATGGGGTTCGGAACCGTTCTGGTGACGGATCATGGCGCGCTGAAGGGCGAAGATATCGAAGCCGCCTGCGCGCGGGCCGGCATCTATCCGACACATACCGTGCGCGACACGTAGTCGGAGCGCAGGCTCGGCGCCTTCGGGCCGCGCGGCCCTTCGTTGCGCTTGAGGGGAAACGGGCGTAACAGGTTCCTGCTCGTCGGTCGCAAGATCGGACGGATTTGTTTGGCTGGCGTGAGACTCGCGCCGCTCCGGCAAGGTTGAAATATGGCGGCTCTCAGCCCGAAGAAGATAAGAACCCAGATAAGCCGGCTTCTGACGCGCGCGATCC encodes:
- a CDS encoding ABC transporter ATP-binding protein, translating into MNASPFLSLDGVSKRWNDQLGVEDINLSVPEGDFVALLGPSGCGKSTTLRLIAGLETPDQGAVSIGGADVTASPASKRNLSMVFQSYALFPHLDVAENILFGLKVRRTPRPEQKVKLARALKMTGLEGLEQRKPGEISGGQRQRVALARAIVAGHPLCLMDEPLSNLDAKLRHSVRRDIKRIQRELGMTVLYVTHDQTEAMSMADIVVLMKDGRIEQAGRPAELYNEPASTFVASFVGSPPMALIEAEALPRLADGRSVIFGVRPEDLSIVEPGEGALKATVTECEYMGAETFLSFAHPNANGLTVRIAGEATRPAGETVELSFPKDRLHVFDRETGRRIAGTAQNPPATGRKSPRGPIAEERDTETLDELPFDPTDRGTP
- a CDS encoding DeoR/GlpR family DNA-binding transcription regulator yields the protein MLTKTGLRQSQIVERTRFRNTVSIEELATEFGVSMQTIRRDINALCDANILRRRHGGAELMEHPVNTAYDARRALNTGAKRAIASAVCEMIEDGATIFISIGTTPAIVAHELHALKNLTVVTNNLNAAMALTAERSNRIIIPGGEIRLPDRDLLSDEASAVFTRYRADFGIYGVGGIDADGSLLDFHRAEVRAREAIRENARCSVLVADSSKFGRPAPALGGMIDDADHVVIEARPEADYAHILERLGERLRITEEIVT
- a CDS encoding Na/Pi cotransporter family protein, which produces MAILAFLTQLLGATMLLLYAVRMVRTGIERAFGASFRRIVTTAGGPLRAAAAGLTLAVILQSSAAVALLVAGFASVGAIGFATGLPALLGADLGSALLIQILSFKYEWLEPVLLALGGGLFLNSNRRATKQAGRILIGIAFILIALSFLRQAMEPIRESEFLPAIAGYLESDYVSAFIVGAALAFIMHSSVAAILMCVTLVAVGALPLMAGASLVLGANLGSAMLPLWLTRAMPTAARRIPAANLAIRGAGAIAAVIGVNHLPAIPYIAAVSEAQTVINVHIIFNCLLLISLPLCGFLQKPFERLMPHESEARLEVSVEQKSVLDEAALSTPQLALASLKREVLRMTQLTQTMARPVMELYDSGDKKLAAEIAAQDDFVDKALDGVRRYAAAMTHAHLKKDEEKRARELTEYAIALESAADIVVKRLVPLALKKSDKAIRFSPAGRRELVLMFESLLANLDLAANVLVSDDLESARLLLEEKNEMTQQERASRKKHLKRLGDGTSTSFESSNIHLETLSAIKDLNSQIAVVAYPILHRAGQLLETRLINNLKD
- the phnD gene encoding phosphate/phosphite/phosphonate ABC transporter substrate-binding protein: MTLKELTAAIVAVAALGYATQAAAQEDCPRGDLDQRYCDRDGDLVADTPTDESKLLDPDTLIFAYTPVEDPAVYKEAWSDFLDHLREATGKEVVFFPVQSNAAQIEAMRSGRLHIAGFNTGSNPLAVNCAGFHPFTIMASEDGGFGYEMEIITYPGSGVESLEDIKGKKMAFTAPTSNSGFKAPSAILKADFGLEAERDFEPVFSGKHDNSILGVANKDYPAAAIANSVMERMILRDVIKADQVVSLYKSQTFPTTGFGVVYNLKPELQQKIHDAFFSFEWEGSSLQKEFEKSNEGQFLEMNYKDFWEVIRKIDAANGVSYACE
- the phnC gene encoding phosphonate ABC transporter ATP-binding protein; protein product: MLRLEKLVKTYKTGDQALKSVDLEVPKGQVLALIGPSGAGKSTLIRCINRLVEPTEGKVWLADTELVRLGAGALRRERRRMGMIFQEYALVERLTVMENVLSGRLGYVGFWRSFLRRYPQSDVDEAFRLLDRVGLAHMADKRADELSGGQRQRVGICRALIQDPMLLLVDEPTASLDPKTSRQIMRLICELCAERDLAAIINIHDVALAQMFVQRVIGLRAGAIEFDGPPDALTPEVLTTIYGEEDWHQTIKKDESEEAA
- the phnE gene encoding phosphonate ABC transporter, permease protein PhnE produces the protein MTAATELDTLIGRKWRKPPFIKRAWLRWMLTIGGLAYLVAAFATLEVNWSRVYEGLDRGAAFIMAFMEPDFVSRWGDIRDGMVESLVMTVGASVVGIAISIPIGLGAARNIAPLPVYVICRGIVAVSRALQEIIVAILLVAIFGFGPLAGFLTLSFATIGFLSKLLAEDIEAMDRSQGEAIRATGARWLQWINYGVQPQVMPRLIGLSMYRIDINFRESAILGLVGAGGIGATLNTAFDRYEFDTAAAILLMIIVIVMALEYLSGIIRARMQ
- the phnE gene encoding phosphonate ABC transporter, permease protein PhnE; the encoded protein is MPVRSIPGGGQAWRRRTRGETLIRWAGWLIGVAIFVFCWNRISASTTWFFVWDAPRIAGDILSRATPPRWSYIDQLWRPIWDTLNIATLGTLFALIMAVPVAFLAARNTTPSRFLIRPVALLIIVSTRSINSLIWALLLIAIIGPGVFAGVIAISIRSIGFCAKLLYEAIEEIDESQVEAITATGASRWQVMAYGVAPQILPAFAGISVFRWDINIRESTVLGLVGAGGIGLQLSSSLNTLAWPQVALILIVIFVAVVISEWVSAKVRGAII
- a CDS encoding HAD-IIA family hydrolase, producing the protein MDEPNEAAWAFAAYEGVRGRLPAASAVRTPTAHRSLSALIDLYDVFLLDAFGVLNIGETPIAGAPERVLELRAAGKRVMVVTNAASYPKRVLLERYRRLGFEFPAEDVVSSRETLLAALKREPERQWGIMTPAAYGREELEHLDIAFLGDDPVVYDRVDGFILMGSGEWTEARQALLEASLQASPRPVFVGNPDIVAPREGGMTREPGYFAHRVADAAGVDPHFFGKPFPAIYEIVLSRVGAMPRERIAMVGDTLHTDILGGAGMGFGTVLVTDHGALKGEDIEAACARAGIYPTHTVRDT